A genomic segment from Epinephelus fuscoguttatus linkage group LG17, E.fuscoguttatus.final_Chr_v1 encodes:
- the LOC125904210 gene encoding uncharacterized protein LOC125904210 — protein sequence MVEEIQQVRPRHKMRLYIHLDVSKLTLLSLVLLCPVPRNVTSYPHSPTALLPSGDRAELESALLLLQSAVNDPWAEWPQDPQLALLKPKEEKKERSWEEEALLRAQRGDLVPQPLSPFPGGHSRDIMIYQGEGEGEDGGKRNEDLTSIIGGLQAVSREKGGFGFRFGRKRWTDRGWMD from the exons ATGGTAGAGGAGATACAACAAGTTAGACCGCGACACAAG ATGAGACTTTATATCCATCTCGATGTCTCAAAGCTGACCCTACTCTCCCTCGTCCTCCTCTGCCCTGTCCCACGGAATGTCACATCTTACCCACACTCCCCCACCGCCCTCCTGCCCAGTGGGGACAGAGCTGAGCTGGAGTCTGCCCTactgctcctccagtctgcagtaAATGACCCTTGGGCTGAGTGGCCCCAAGACCCCCAGCTGGCCCTGCTTAAGCccaaagaggagaagaaggagaggtCCTGGGAAGAAGAGGCTCTGCTGAGGGCCCAGAGAGGAGACCTGGTACCCCAGCCACTGTCACCCTTCCCTGGGGGTCACTCTAGGGACATCATGATCTATCAGggggaaggagaaggagaggatggagggaaAAGGAACGAAGATCTGACCTCTATTATCGGGGGCCTCCAAGCTGTCAGTCGGGAGAAAGGAGGATTTGGGTTCCGCTTTGGGAGGAAAAGATGGACTGACAGGGGATGGATGGACTAA
- the LOC125904200 gene encoding LIM/homeobox protein Lhx9-like, with protein MMSPDDRALEDLLYCGDLGDEAELGGGPAGMVKSAAADNTATAVSIQGPITCAGCGKQVCDRFFLLAAGSVWHSVCLRCSQCQCELQTHPSLYWRDGNIYCQQDYCRMFGGGQCARCFQPIPASALVMRSGDLTFHPHCFSCQECDVTLIPGNLYCMQGQNLYCQSHYHDDSGSVSLSCDLQPKLNLKEAQSQVSGEGEESVSSPEPRLDDKVAGGRARRRTKRIRTSFRSEQLRALESYFAQKHNPDGKDWTCLAHKTGLPKRVLQVWFQNARAKLRRSLTADDSQVNSPSVPLRGVTMAMGSPAPACSPPDQSQLFSSTSTIDQQQLSLLTAPLSEPLVSPAISQSQQLQNPDFFLEYSSQSAPGNVSSLETYEDFGEAGGGAEGEVDPDSSFRPHYC; from the exons ATGATGTCACCAGATGACCGAGCCCTGGAGGACCTGTTGTATTGCGGTGACCTTGGTGACGAGGCGGAGCTGGGTGGAGGCCCGGCAGGGATGGTGAAGAGTGCTGCTGCAGACAAT ACTGCGACAGCTGTGTCCATCCAGGGGCCAATAACGTGTGCCGGCTGCGGGAAGCAGGTGTGCGACCGTTTCTTCCTCTTGGCTGCAGGCAGTGTGTGGCACAGTGTCTGCCTCCGCTGCAGCCAGTGTCAGTGTGAGCTGCAGACGCACCCCTCACTCTACTGGAGAGATGGAAACATCTACTGCCAACAAGACTACTGCAG GATGTTTGGAGGTGGTCAGTGTGCTCGCTGCTTTCAGCCAATCCCAGCCTCCGCTTTAGTCATGAGATCTGGTGATCTGACTTTCCATCCTCACTGCTTCTCCTGCCAG GAGTGTGATGTGACATTAATACCGGGGAACCTGTACTGCATGCAGGGCCAGAACCTCTACTGTCAGTCGCATTACCATGACGACAGCGGGAGTGTCTCGCTATCATGTGATCTCCAGCCCAAATTGAATCTAAAAGAAg CTCAAAGTCAGGTCTCAGGTGAAGGGGAGGAGTCTGTTAGCAGTCCTGAGCCACGATTGGATGACAAGGTGGCAGGTGGGCGGGCCCGCAGGCGGACCAAGCGAATTAGAACAAGTTTTCGCAGCGAGCAGCTCAGAGCACTGGAGTCATATTTCGCCCAGAAACACAACCCTGATGGGAAAGACTGGACCTGCCTCGCACACAAGACTGGCCTGCCAAAGAGAGTCTTGCAG GTGTGGTTTCAAAACGCTCGGGCCAAACTGAGACGCTCCCTTACTGCAGATGACTCTCAGGTCAACTCGCCCTCAGTTCCCCTGAGAGGTGTAACCATGGCGATGGGCTCACCGGCCCCAGCCTGTTCCCCACCCGACCAGTCCCAGCTCTTCTCTTCCACCAGCACCATCGAccagcagcagctctctctgcTCACTGCCCCGCTCAGCGAGCCTTTGGTGAGCCCTGCCATTAGCCAGTCGCAACAGCTGCAAAACCCCGACTTCTTCCTGGAATACAGTTCCCAGAGTGCACCAGGGAATGTCTCCTCCCTTGAGACGTATGAAGactttggagaagcaggaggaggagcagagggagaagttGATCCTGATAGTTCTTTTAGACCACATTACTGCTAG